The following is a genomic window from Marinobacter sp. NP-4(2019).
GGCTTCGGGAGTCGCCTGCCCAAGCAAGCCGTCCGGGTTGGCACCAGCCACATTGAAATAGCGAAGGATGACATAATTCAGGGAGGAAGCCGCCGCAAGATCCATGATCATACGTTCACTCATCATCTTGGAGGCACCGTAGGGGTTAATCGGTGCCAGCGGCAAGTCCTCGGTCAACACGGTCTGTTCCGGCATGCCATAAACGGCGGCGGTGGAAGAAAACACCATGTAGGGCACACGGTGTTGCTCAACGGCCCGCAGAAGGTTCAGCGTATTGCGGGTATTGTTGCTGTAATACTTGAGAGGATTCTCGACAGATTCAGGCACCACAATGTTAGCGGCGAAATGCAGGACGGCATCAAAGCTGTGCTGTGAGAACACATCCGCGATGGCCGATTCATCCGCCAGGTCACCCACAACCAGTTCACCACAGGTCACCGCCCATCGGTAGCCCGTCGAGAGGTTATCGAACACCACGACATCGTGTCCGGCTTCGCCGAGTTGCCGCACCACGTGACTGCCAATGTAGCCGGCTCCGCCGGTCACCAGTACTTTCATGGTTTGCTCTGCTCCTTCCCTGAATCCTGCTTTCTTTGCTGGCGCTGACGACGGATCTCCGCACGCCGGCGGCTGAAAAACTGACTGATCACTTCACCACATTCCGGGGCAAGCACGCCACCGGTAACGTCCACCCGCCAGTTGAAATGCTCTTCCTCCAGCGTGTTCCGCGCCGATTCGACGGCACCCGCTTTCGGTTCAGCGGCTCCGTATACCAGCCTGCTGATGCGACTGTGAACAATGGCACCAACACACATGGTGCAGGGCTCAAGCGTGACATACAGCGTGGCACCGGATAAACGGTAATTGCCAACCCGGCTTGCGGCGTCCCGCAGCGCCCTGATCTCGGCATGAGCCGTGGGGTCACAGCCACTGATCGGGGCGTTAAAGCCGGCACCGATTTCCCGGCCGTCAAGAACCACGACAGCGCCAACCGGCACCTCTCCCCGGGCAGAGGCCTGTTCGGCCAACGCCAGGGCGCGCGCCATCCAACGCTCGTCAATACCTAAGTGAACGCTCATTCCTGGCGAAATACCCAGTTTCCCATTTGATTTTAAATAATCCGTGAATACCCACTAACTAGTGGAGATGAACAATGGGTTGCATCGCAACTTATTGAGCCAAAAGGAAGTTACTTGGCTCATTAACTGACCAACCGTCGTGATTTCATGGACTCCGGCGTAAAACATGGAGTCTACCTTGCTTTTTTCGTCTTGTCATAACCCCCACGCGAAATCGATTCGATGCTGGCTATTTAACATCGTTTTCAATGGACAGGATCAGTACCTGCTTTAGCGAATGCCGAATATTTTGGCAGAGTCTTGCGGTATGGCTAAGCTGAAAGGTGCAGTCCCAACAATAAAAATGACGCCCACCCGCACCGTCAAAAGCGCCGGGCGTGCCCAATCCCCTATGGGAGAAACCAGATGCAGCCGGCAGATGTGAAAACCCTTGAGGACGCCAAGGCCATCGTCGAAGATCGCCATGCTACCCAGGTTAAGGTAGGTGCCTTTGACATCGATGGCGTCTTGCGCGGCAAGTACATGAGCCGGGGCAAGTTTCTTTCTGCGCTGGAACACGGGTTTGGGTTCTGTGATGTGGTATTCGGCTGGGACAGCAACGACCAGCTCTATGACAATATTGAGTTCACCGGCTGGCACACCGCCTATCCGGATGCCTGGGCCCGCATCGTTCCGGACAGTTGCCGCGAGATCCCCTCCGAAGGCAATACCCTGTTTTTCCTGTGCGAATTCACCGGCCGCACTGAGTCGATCTGCCCCCGAGGCCTGCTGCGCCGGGTACTGAAGCGGGCGGAATCACTAGGTTTCAAGGTCTTTGCTGGCTGCGAATTCGAGTTCTTCATGTTCCAGGAGACACCCCAATCGGTGCGGGAGAAGAATTATCGTGAGCTGAAGACCATCACGCCGGGCTTCTTCGGCTATTCCGTGCTGCGAAACTCGGTGATGGGGGAGTTCTACAACGACTTCATGACCTATTGCCAGGACCTGGACATGGCGATGGAGGGCTTCCACACCGAAACCGGCCCCGGTGTGCTCGAGGCCGCCCTGGATGTGGACGAAGCCCTGCGGGCCGCCGACAAGGCCGCCCTGTTCAAGACCTTTACCAAGGTGTATGCCGAGCGCCGCGGGATGATGGCCACCTTCATGGCGAAATGGTCCCCGGACTATCCCGGCCAGAGCGGCCACATCCATTTGTCGCTGCAGAAACCCGATGGCAGTTCGGCGTTTTACGACGAGGGAGACACGCCCCATCACCTGTCAGAAACCATGCGCCATTTTATCGGTGGACAGCAGGCCTTGATGCCGGAGTTCCTGGCAATGATCGCCTGCACCGTCAACAGTTACACCCGTCTGGTTCCGGGTGCCTGGGCGCCCACGGCTGCCAGTTGGGGGATCGAGAACCGCACCTGCGCCCTGCGCGCCATCCCCGGACCGCCCAAGTCCCAGCGGGTGGAATATCGCATCTCGGCGGCGGACATCAACCCCTACATCGCCCTGGCCGCCAGCCTGGCCTCCGGACTGTGGGGCATCGAAAACCATATCGAACCCGACAGCCCCATCGAGGGCAACGCCTATGAAATGACCTTCGCCCCGGAACGCCAGTTACCCGCCACGTTGACGGAGGCTGCGGCCCGCCTGCGACATTCCAAGGTGGCGCGGGACAACTTCGGCGATGCGTTTGTCGAGCATTACGCAGCGACGCGGGAGTGGGAGGAGCGGGAATTCCGCAAGGCCATCACCGACTGGGAAATGCAACGTTACTTTGAAATTATTTAGGGGAAATCATCTGATGGAGTGAAGAGGCTTATGTCGGATATGGCACGCATCATCAGCCCGGTTGACGGCACCCTCTATGCCGAACGGCCCTATTTAGGCCATCCCGAGGCACGGCAGGCGGTGAAACGGGCCACCGAAGCCCAACGAGCCTGGCAGGATATTGCCCTGGACCAACGCCTGCGTATCCTGAGCAGTGCCGTGGATGCGTTGCTGGAACAACAGGACGAACTATCGGAAGAGCTGGCCTGGCAAATGGGCCGCCCCATTGCCCAGGGACCCGGGGAAGCCAGGGGGTTCGTCGAGCGCGCCCGTTATATGCTGGATATTGCGCCCCGTGCGCTGGCCCCGATCGAGATACCCGGGAAGGCCAGATTCAAGCGCTACATCCAGCGCGACCCGGTTGGCGTGGTGCTGACCATCGCCCCCTGGAATTTCCCCTACATGACAGCGGTCAACTCCGTTTGGCCGGCACTGGCCGCGGGCAACGCCGTGCTGCTGAAACATGCGCAACAGACGTTGCTCTGCGCCGAGCGCCTGGAGCGGGTGTTACGACAGTCAGGCTTGCCCGAGGGGGTCTTCCAGGCGGTGCATCTCAGCCACGACACCACCGCCGCCTTGCTGCGGGAACCCGCCATTCGCTTTGTCAGCTTTACCGGCTCGGTGCGCGGTGGCCGGAATATCCAGCAGGCGGTGGCACAGAGCGGCCAGTTCGCCGGCACCGCCCTGGAGCTGGGTGGCAAGGACCCGGCCTACGTCCGGGCGGATGCGGACCTGGCCGATGCTGCGATTAATCTGGCGGACGGCGCCTTCTTCAACAGCGGCCAGTCCTGTTGCTCGGTGGAGCGCATCTATGTGCATCGGGACG
Proteins encoded in this region:
- a CDS encoding glutamine synthetase family protein, whose translation is MQPADVKTLEDAKAIVEDRHATQVKVGAFDIDGVLRGKYMSRGKFLSALEHGFGFCDVVFGWDSNDQLYDNIEFTGWHTAYPDAWARIVPDSCREIPSEGNTLFFLCEFTGRTESICPRGLLRRVLKRAESLGFKVFAGCEFEFFMFQETPQSVREKNYRELKTITPGFFGYSVLRNSVMGEFYNDFMTYCQDLDMAMEGFHTETGPGVLEAALDVDEALRAADKAALFKTFTKVYAERRGMMATFMAKWSPDYPGQSGHIHLSLQKPDGSSAFYDEGDTPHHLSETMRHFIGGQQALMPEFLAMIACTVNSYTRLVPGAWAPTAASWGIENRTCALRAIPGPPKSQRVEYRISAADINPYIALAASLASGLWGIENHIEPDSPIEGNAYEMTFAPERQLPATLTEAAARLRHSKVARDNFGDAFVEHYAATREWEEREFRKAITDWEMQRYFEII
- the galE gene encoding UDP-glucose 4-epimerase GalE, with amino-acid sequence MKVLVTGGAGYIGSHVVRQLGEAGHDVVVFDNLSTGYRWAVTCGELVVGDLADESAIADVFSQHSFDAVLHFAANIVVPESVENPLKYYSNNTRNTLNLLRAVEQHRVPYMVFSSTAAVYGMPEQTVLTEDLPLAPINPYGASKMMSERMIMDLAAASSLNYVILRYFNVAGANPDGLLGQATPEATHLIKVASECVTGKRDGMSIFGTDYDTRDGTCIRDYIHVEDLAKAHVMALGYMADGGESRVLNCGYGRGFTVREVIDVVKRQSGVDFPVKETGRRAGDPAALMADNERIKQILGWQPDYDDLEIIVGTALAWEKIWQDRQAGENA
- the tadA gene encoding tRNA adenosine(34) deaminase TadA is translated as MSVHLGIDERWMARALALAEQASARGEVPVGAVVVLDGREIGAGFNAPISGCDPTAHAEIRALRDAASRVGNYRLSGATLYVTLEPCTMCVGAIVHSRISRLVYGAAEPKAGAVESARNTLEEEHFNWRVDVTGGVLAPECGEVISQFFSRRRAEIRRQRQQRKQDSGKEQSKP
- a CDS encoding aldehyde dehydrogenase family protein, giving the protein MSDMARIISPVDGTLYAERPYLGHPEARQAVKRATEAQRAWQDIALDQRLRILSSAVDALLEQQDELSEELAWQMGRPIAQGPGEARGFVERARYMLDIAPRALAPIEIPGKARFKRYIQRDPVGVVLTIAPWNFPYMTAVNSVWPALAAGNAVLLKHAQQTLLCAERLERVLRQSGLPEGVFQAVHLSHDTTAALLREPAIRFVSFTGSVRGGRNIQQAVAQSGQFAGTALELGGKDPAYVRADADLADAAINLADGAFFNSGQSCCSVERIYVHRDVYQPFVEALASEALKLTLGNPLDRDTTLGPMVKTQAADFVHAQIAEAVQNGATAVVDPKRFAQNKPGTAYMAPQILTGVNHGMRVMTEESFGPVVGVMAVTSDEEAIRLMNDSEFGLSASIWTRDLEAAERLGRQVQTGTLFMNRCDVLDPALAWTGVKHSGHGVSLSELGYNALTQPKSFHLRLGA